The following proteins are encoded in a genomic region of Pseudodesulfovibrio mercurii:
- a CDS encoding methylenetetrahydrofolate reductase, producing the protein MRVCDLIDGKSPFISMEFFPPKEREAWPAFFEVVDKLKVLDPLFASVTYGAGGGTQDNTLEIATRMKRDHGIEPVTHLTSVGASAAKLDGFLESLIEAGIDNVLALRGDPPRGVVDFDFNAQEFKHASDLIEYICARYPSLCVGGAAYPEPHCESPSIRSDLDMVHLKVRKGAKFLVTQLFFDNRMYFDYVERLKLMGSDVPVIPGILPIMSLKSAKFILGLCGAAIPGKFLSALEKAHEEGGDDAVYRLGIDYATKQARELIEGGAPGVHLYTLNRAEAVLEIGKNLNI; encoded by the coding sequence TTGCGCGTTTGTGATCTGATCGACGGGAAGTCCCCGTTCATCTCCATGGAGTTTTTCCCGCCCAAGGAGCGGGAGGCCTGGCCCGCCTTTTTCGAGGTGGTGGACAAGCTCAAGGTCCTCGATCCCCTGTTCGCGTCCGTGACCTACGGCGCGGGCGGCGGAACCCAGGACAACACCCTGGAGATAGCCACCCGGATGAAACGGGACCACGGCATCGAGCCGGTCACCCACCTGACCAGCGTGGGGGCCTCGGCCGCAAAGCTGGACGGTTTCCTCGAAAGCCTCATCGAGGCGGGTATCGACAACGTCCTGGCCCTGCGCGGCGATCCGCCCCGCGGCGTGGTGGACTTCGACTTCAACGCCCAGGAGTTCAAGCACGCCTCGGACCTCATCGAGTACATCTGCGCGCGCTATCCCTCCCTGTGCGTGGGCGGCGCGGCCTATCCCGAGCCCCACTGCGAGTCCCCGTCCATCCGCTCGGACCTGGACATGGTCCACCTCAAGGTGCGCAAGGGCGCGAAGTTCCTGGTGACCCAGCTGTTCTTCGACAACCGCATGTATTTCGACTACGTGGAGCGGCTCAAGCTCATGGGTTCCGACGTGCCGGTCATCCCCGGCATCCTGCCGATCATGAGCCTGAAGTCCGCCAAGTTCATCCTCGGCCTGTGTGGCGCCGCCATTCCGGGCAAATTCCTGAGCGCCCTGGAAAAGGCGCATGAGGAGGGCGGTGACGATGCCGTGTACAGACTCGGCATCGACTACGCCACCAAACAGGCCCGCGAACTCATCGAAGGGGGCGCGCCGGGCGTGCATCTGTACACGCTCAATCGCGCCGAGGCCGTTCTGGAAATCGGAAAAAATCTCAATATATAG
- a CDS encoding GIY-YIG nuclease family protein yields MGTLAPMKAWHVYLLRCADNSLYCGITNDLDRRIAAHNAGTASKYTRARLPVCLAASAEVDGKSAALKLEMRIKKLPAGQKIGLLLDLARTGAGSGQAADG; encoded by the coding sequence ATGGGTACACTGGCCCCCATGAAGGCATGGCACGTCTACCTGCTCCGCTGCGCGGACAACAGCCTCTACTGCGGCATCACCAACGACCTGGACCGGCGGATCGCGGCGCACAACGCCGGAACCGCCTCCAAGTACACCCGGGCGCGGCTCCCGGTGTGCCTGGCGGCCAGCGCGGAGGTGGACGGCAAGAGCGCGGCCCTGAAGCTGGAAATGCGCATCAAGAAGCTGCCCGCCGGACAGAAGATCGGGCTGCTGCTCGATCTTGCGCGGACCGGCGCGGGGTCCGGCCAGGCGGCGGACGGGTGA
- the leuB gene encoding 3-isopropylmalate dehydrogenase, with amino-acid sequence MKICVMPGDGIGPEIVAQALRVLDKVGDKFGRAFETTEALIGGCAIDAEGVPLPAGTVAKCKDSDAVLLGAVGGPKWDVIDPAIRPEKGLLGIRKELGLFANVRPAKLFKQLSAACYLRPDIVARGLDVMVVRELTGGIYFGEPRFDGEKDGERFGYNTMTYYEHEIRRIAKVAFEAARKRSGRVCSVDKANVLDVSRVWREIVIDEHKNYPDIELSHLYVDNAAMQLVRDPSQFDVLVTGNLFGDILSDEAAAITGSIGMLPSASLGAGNPGLFEPIHGSAPDIAGKDLANPLATILSVSMMLRHAFDMAEEADCVERAVEKTLEQGYRTGDIMQEGGKRVGCTAMAEAVLANM; translated from the coding sequence ATGAAGATATGTGTAATGCCCGGCGACGGCATCGGCCCGGAGATCGTGGCCCAGGCGCTGCGGGTTCTGGACAAGGTCGGCGACAAGTTCGGCCGCGCCTTCGAGACCACCGAGGCGTTGATCGGCGGTTGCGCCATCGACGCCGAGGGCGTGCCGCTGCCCGCCGGGACCGTGGCCAAATGCAAGGATTCGGACGCGGTGCTGCTCGGCGCGGTGGGCGGTCCCAAGTGGGACGTCATCGACCCGGCCATCCGTCCGGAGAAGGGCTTGCTCGGCATCCGCAAGGAGCTCGGGCTGTTCGCCAACGTGCGTCCGGCCAAGCTGTTCAAGCAGCTGTCCGCCGCCTGCTACCTGCGCCCGGACATCGTGGCCCGCGGCCTGGACGTCATGGTCGTGCGCGAGTTGACTGGCGGCATCTATTTCGGCGAGCCACGCTTTGACGGCGAGAAGGATGGCGAGCGGTTCGGCTACAACACCATGACCTACTACGAGCACGAGATCCGGCGCATCGCCAAGGTGGCCTTCGAGGCAGCGCGCAAGCGTTCCGGCAGGGTCTGCTCCGTGGACAAGGCCAACGTCCTGGACGTGTCCCGCGTCTGGCGCGAAATCGTCATCGACGAGCACAAGAACTACCCGGACATCGAGCTGTCGCACCTGTACGTGGACAACGCGGCCATGCAACTGGTGCGCGACCCGTCCCAGTTCGACGTGCTGGTCACCGGCAACCTGTTCGGCGACATCCTGTCGGACGAGGCCGCGGCCATCACCGGTTCCATCGGCATGCTGCCGTCGGCATCGCTCGGCGCGGGCAATCCCGGCCTGTTCGAGCCCATCCACGGTTCGGCCCCGGACATCGCGGGCAAGGACCTGGCCAACCCCCTGGCCACCATCCTGTCCGTGTCCATGATGCTGCGCCACGCCTTCGACATGGCCGAGGAGGCCGACTGCGTGGAGCGGGCCGTGGAAAAGACCCTGGAGCAGGGCTACCGCACCGGCGATATCATGCAGGAGGGCGGCAAGCGCGTGGGCTGCACCGCCATGGCCGAGGCCGTGCTGGCGAACATGTAG
- a CDS encoding aspartate-semialdehyde dehydrogenase — MSKKFVVAVCGATGAVGQEMLKVLEQRDFPCSKIIPLASSRSAGKKVECQGHELVVQELTKDSFNGVDIALFSAGGAISKEYAPIAAQAGCVVVDNSAAWRMDPECPLVVPEVNPQDLDWHKGIIANPNCSTIQMMVALKPIHDEAKIKRVVVSTYQAVSGTGQKAIEELENQVRRLMSGQPVVADVYPHQIAFNCLPHIDVFMDNGYTKEEMKMVNETVKIMGDPNIKVTATCVRVPVFYGHSESVNIETELKLTADDVRALLAKAPGVTVEDYPEKLIYPMAINASGEDDTFVGRIREDETIDNGINMWIVSDNIRKGAALNTVQIAETLIERDLVRVP; from the coding sequence ATGAGCAAGAAGTTCGTTGTCGCGGTCTGCGGCGCCACGGGTGCCGTGGGTCAGGAAATGCTGAAGGTCCTGGAGCAGAGGGATTTCCCCTGCAGCAAGATCATCCCGCTGGCCTCTTCCCGCAGCGCGGGCAAGAAGGTCGAATGTCAGGGCCACGAGCTGGTCGTGCAGGAGTTGACCAAGGACTCCTTCAACGGCGTGGACATCGCCCTGTTCTCGGCGGGCGGCGCCATCAGCAAGGAGTACGCACCCATCGCGGCCCAGGCGGGCTGTGTGGTGGTGGACAACTCCGCGGCCTGGCGCATGGACCCCGAGTGCCCCCTGGTGGTTCCCGAAGTGAACCCCCAGGATCTGGACTGGCACAAGGGCATCATCGCCAACCCGAACTGCTCGACCATCCAGATGATGGTCGCTCTCAAGCCCATCCATGACGAGGCCAAGATCAAGCGCGTGGTCGTGTCCACCTACCAGGCCGTGTCCGGCACCGGCCAGAAGGCCATCGAGGAACTGGAGAACCAGGTCCGCCGCCTCATGTCCGGCCAGCCCGTGGTGGCCGACGTCTACCCGCACCAGATCGCCTTCAACTGCCTGCCGCACATCGACGTCTTCATGGACAACGGCTACACCAAGGAAGAGATGAAGATGGTCAACGAGACCGTCAAGATCATGGGCGACCCGAACATCAAGGTCACCGCCACCTGCGTGCGCGTGCCGGTCTTCTACGGTCACTCCGAGTCCGTGAACATCGAGACCGAGCTCAAGCTGACCGCCGACGACGTCCGCGCCCTGCTGGCCAAGGCCCCCGGCGTGACCGTCGAGGACTACCCCGAGAAGCTCATTTACCCCATGGCCATCAACGCCTCGGGCGAGGACGACACCTTCGTCGGCCGTATCCGCGAGGACGAGACCATCGACAACGGCATCAACATGTGGATCGTCTCCGACAACATCCGCAAGGGCGCGGCCCTGAATACCGTCCAGATCGCCGAGACCTTGATCGAACGCGACCTGGTGCGCGTGCCCTAA
- a CDS encoding SulP family inorganic anion transporter, whose translation MAIFQCDSCGYERIVQDLLTGQRARCPGCGRVVTIAGEGTGSDAAGAPVDADSSREVGMAESDGPVVREAASDPLPAGGDGVPLAPVDPDDGESEVDLQVPEDVICAACGHVQEPGHGETCSGCGAMLKAVEALPEVDESEIDVSDLAEIDEPQVWDADFQGDGDGASLEETEDPDRWRLLRGGKTLNLYAGIVSGVLSLFFVYALSLLAASQAGMHQYLPFLLGTALTGVIVGSIFYSFLSRIPFALVGPETVLTAVLFLFLGSMYRQMAETLSPELILPTLMAGIAVAALLTGLSLLVLGRFRLGEYIRFLPLQVIGGVIGGVGVFVLLGAFAWMGGLSLDWSNVYSLALSLGTNFDLRKDLYTMGPSVIFGLILFFAMFRTKNSLFLVALILVAVGAGNAASIWGTNPALRDLAVPVPFPEGSLLVHLQEVLRSPMLFSDIQWSVIKSHGLYIGAMVVLAVFTVMFRITRLEFARGRGSDLNREYAALGVTNMVSGLCCGMPVSLSYGRSAGSYGAGGRGPLAGIVAGLVCASGLFYADYVLPMIPRFVPEGLLVYAGLDLIRDWGFRTKSSFTSRSELWLLRLTFAATILLGLLEGIGFAVALALMVTVGRVSRGGVVRNELSGSQHTSNVDRAPAQQRVLREYGDHIHIMRLQGFVFLGSMERLIQAVRRRLDDRGQLSLEYLVLDFRLAQGFASASSLGFAKLYKLAVERGIQVVITSAPLELESHLVALGYAGDEEGLFRTFFNLDYALEWCENRVLDGEGMLEMKQKTLPELLVPIFPEPRYIPALMKVLKRETVRAGEAVFRQGDSSDSMFFVESGRLDVELELPDGRIIRLKKVGPGAVFGEMGIYTLSPRSATIRAAEPCVLYRMTLHKLDAIEERVPRLVTAINRFLINLLSERLADSNARVRELML comes from the coding sequence GTGGCGATTTTCCAGTGTGATTCCTGCGGCTACGAGCGCATCGTCCAGGACCTCCTGACCGGGCAGCGGGCCCGCTGTCCCGGCTGCGGCCGGGTCGTGACCATTGCCGGGGAGGGGACCGGATCGGACGCCGCCGGGGCTCCCGTGGACGCGGACAGTTCCCGCGAAGTGGGGATGGCGGAGTCTGACGGGCCCGTGGTCCGGGAGGCCGCGAGCGACCCGCTTCCGGCGGGCGGCGACGGCGTGCCCCTCGCCCCGGTCGATCCGGACGACGGGGAGTCCGAGGTGGACCTGCAAGTACCGGAGGACGTCATTTGCGCGGCCTGCGGGCACGTGCAGGAACCGGGGCACGGCGAGACCTGTTCCGGGTGCGGAGCAATGCTCAAGGCGGTGGAGGCGCTGCCCGAGGTGGACGAGAGCGAGATCGACGTCAGCGACCTGGCCGAGATCGACGAGCCCCAGGTCTGGGACGCCGACTTCCAGGGCGACGGGGACGGCGCGAGCCTGGAGGAGACCGAGGACCCGGACCGCTGGCGGCTTCTGCGCGGCGGCAAGACCCTCAACCTGTATGCGGGCATCGTCTCCGGCGTGCTGTCGCTCTTTTTCGTCTACGCCCTGTCCCTGTTGGCCGCCTCCCAGGCGGGCATGCACCAGTACCTGCCGTTTCTGCTCGGCACCGCCCTGACCGGGGTCATCGTCGGGTCCATCTTCTATTCGTTCCTCTCGCGCATCCCCTTTGCCCTGGTAGGGCCCGAGACGGTCCTGACCGCCGTGCTCTTCCTGTTCCTGGGCAGCATGTACCGCCAGATGGCCGAGACCCTTTCCCCGGAACTCATCCTGCCGACCCTGATGGCCGGCATCGCCGTGGCGGCCCTGCTCACCGGACTGAGCCTGTTGGTGCTCGGCCGGTTCCGGTTGGGCGAATACATCCGCTTTCTGCCCCTCCAGGTCATCGGCGGGGTCATCGGCGGGGTGGGCGTGTTCGTGCTCCTCGGGGCCTTCGCCTGGATGGGCGGGCTGAGCCTCGACTGGAGCAACGTCTACAGCCTGGCCCTGTCCCTGGGGACCAACTTCGATCTCCGAAAGGATCTCTACACCATGGGGCCGAGCGTGATCTTCGGCCTGATCCTGTTCTTCGCCATGTTCCGGACCAAAAATTCCCTGTTCCTGGTGGCCCTGATCCTGGTGGCCGTGGGCGCGGGCAACGCGGCGTCCATCTGGGGCACGAACCCGGCCCTGCGCGACCTGGCCGTGCCCGTGCCCTTCCCCGAGGGGTCCCTGCTGGTCCACCTACAGGAGGTGCTCAGGTCGCCCATGCTCTTCAGCGACATCCAGTGGTCGGTGATCAAGTCCCACGGGCTGTACATCGGGGCCATGGTCGTCCTGGCCGTGTTCACGGTCATGTTCCGGATCACGCGCCTGGAGTTCGCCCGCGGCCGGGGGAGCGACCTGAACCGCGAATACGCGGCCCTGGGCGTGACCAACATGGTCTCCGGGCTGTGCTGCGGCATGCCGGTCTCCCTGTCCTACGGACGTAGCGCGGGCAGCTACGGCGCGGGCGGACGCGGGCCCCTGGCCGGGATCGTGGCCGGGCTGGTCTGCGCGTCCGGGCTCTTCTATGCGGACTACGTCCTGCCCATGATCCCCCGGTTCGTGCCCGAGGGGCTGCTGGTCTACGCCGGGCTGGACCTCATCCGCGACTGGGGCTTCCGGACCAAGTCGTCCTTCACCAGTCGGTCCGAGCTGTGGCTGCTCCGGCTGACCTTCGCGGCCACCATCCTCCTCGGGTTGCTCGAAGGCATCGGCTTTGCCGTGGCCCTGGCCCTGATGGTCACGGTCGGCCGCGTGAGCCGGGGCGGGGTGGTGCGCAACGAGCTTTCCGGCTCCCAGCACACCAGCAACGTGGACCGGGCCCCGGCGCAGCAGCGCGTCCTCCGGGAGTACGGCGACCACATCCACATCATGCGCCTCCAGGGGTTCGTCTTCCTGGGGTCCATGGAGCGGCTCATCCAGGCTGTCCGCAGGCGGCTGGACGACCGGGGGCAGCTCTCCCTGGAATACCTGGTCCTGGACTTCCGTCTGGCCCAGGGGTTCGCCTCGGCATCCAGCCTGGGCTTCGCCAAGCTGTACAAGCTGGCCGTGGAGCGCGGCATCCAGGTGGTCATCACCAGCGCGCCGCTGGAGCTGGAGTCGCACCTGGTCGCCCTGGGCTACGCGGGCGATGAGGAGGGGCTGTTCCGGACCTTCTTCAACCTGGATTATGCCCTGGAGTGGTGCGAGAATCGCGTGCTCGACGGCGAGGGCATGCTCGAGATGAAGCAGAAGACCCTGCCCGAACTGCTGGTGCCGATCTTCCCGGAGCCCCGGTACATCCCGGCCCTGATGAAGGTCCTCAAGCGCGAGACCGTCAGGGCGGGCGAGGCGGTCTTCCGCCAGGGGGACAGTTCGGACTCCATGTTCTTCGTGGAGTCCGGCAGGCTGGACGTGGAGTTGGAGTTGCCCGACGGCCGGATCATCCGGCTGAAAAAGGTCGGTCCCGGCGCGGTCTTCGGCGAGATGGGCATCTACACCCTGTCCCCGAGGTCGGCGACCATCCGGGCGGCCGAGCCGTGCGTGCTCTACCGCATGACCCTGCACAAGCTCGACGCCATCGAGGAGCGCGTGCCCAGGCTGGTCACGGCCATCAACAGGTTCCTGATAAATCTCCTGTCCGAGCGGCTGGCCGATTCCAACGCCCGTGTCCGAGAACTGATGCTCTAG
- a CDS encoding (deoxy)nucleoside triphosphate pyrophosphohydrolase, with protein MTKPVLEVVAGIVWRDGLYLAVQRPEGGPMAGWWEFPGGKVEQGETREQALVREFREELAVTPVEFAYWRDLRHEYDEFAVHLYFFHITKYSGELQSMEKQRMAWVDPRLSPALDFLPADIVIVEALHA; from the coding sequence GTGACCAAGCCCGTCCTGGAAGTGGTCGCGGGCATCGTTTGGCGCGACGGGCTCTACCTGGCCGTACAGCGGCCCGAGGGTGGCCCCATGGCCGGATGGTGGGAGTTTCCGGGCGGCAAGGTGGAGCAGGGCGAGACGCGCGAGCAGGCCCTGGTCCGCGAGTTCCGTGAGGAGCTGGCCGTCACGCCCGTGGAGTTCGCCTACTGGCGCGACCTGCGCCACGAGTACGACGAGTTCGCCGTGCATCTGTATTTTTTCCATATTACGAAGTATTCCGGTGAGTTGCAGAGTATGGAAAAGCAGCGCATGGCCTGGGTCGATCCCCGCCTGTCGCCCGCCCTGGACTTCCTGCCCGCCGACATCGTCATTGTCGAAGCCCTCCATGCATGA
- a CDS encoding glycosyltransferase, which translates to MRKHTVSIIVSDLETHPGLPRLLQSVSRQSEGLDRAEIVVAGNGGHDPSSETLWRAVTGLDAVRLETFEPGVTPSRARNLAAAKSIGDRLVFLRPDHRLDPKYLTTADAVFADHPETDVMYADYIRLAPGRSQSPGPAMIQLPPFRDGLLQARGFLGPGVLITRQAFERTEGFRDNTFYRDWDLWVQTAQAGGNFYHVGYPLTSCEHRKVSFRERAEDGRCKAMLVINNQAFFPDHTVRWALAYLRGDAWAEAFGFMTIPGPMDVTRMLHDHAMKTMGTDTLAEEAIRQFDKAVINSTTLL; encoded by the coding sequence ATGCGCAAGCATACCGTTTCCATAATCGTTTCCGACCTGGAAACCCACCCCGGCCTGCCGCGACTGTTGCAGTCCGTTTCCCGGCAGTCCGAAGGACTCGACCGGGCCGAGATCGTGGTGGCGGGAAACGGCGGACACGACCCTTCCTCCGAAACCCTCTGGCGGGCCGTCACCGGCCTCGACGCGGTCCGGCTGGAGACCTTCGAGCCCGGCGTGACCCCGTCCAGGGCGCGCAACCTGGCCGCCGCCAAGTCCATCGGCGACCGGCTGGTGTTCCTGCGGCCCGACCATCGGCTGGACCCCAAGTATCTGACCACCGCCGACGCGGTCTTCGCGGATCACCCCGAGACCGACGTCATGTACGCCGACTACATCCGCCTGGCCCCGGGCCGCAGCCAGTCGCCCGGCCCGGCCATGATCCAGCTGCCCCCCTTCCGGGACGGCCTGCTCCAGGCGCGCGGCTTCCTGGGCCCCGGCGTGCTCATCACCCGCCAGGCCTTCGAGCGGACCGAGGGGTTCCGCGACAACACCTTCTACCGCGACTGGGACCTGTGGGTCCAGACGGCGCAGGCGGGCGGGAACTTCTACCACGTCGGCTACCCGCTGACCTCATGCGAACACCGCAAGGTCTCGTTCCGCGAACGGGCCGAGGACGGCCGGTGCAAGGCCATGCTGGTCATCAACAACCAGGCCTTCTTCCCCGACCACACCGTGCGCTGGGCGCTGGCGTATCTGCGCGGCGACGCCTGGGCCGAGGCCTTCGGCTTCATGACCATCCCCGGCCCCATGGACGTCACCCGCATGCTCCACGACCACGCCATGAAGACCATGGGCACGGACACCCTGGCGGAGGAGGCCATTCGCCAGTTCGACAAGGCGGTCATTAATTCTACAACCCTTCTCTAG
- the rfbD gene encoding dTDP-4-dehydrorhamnose reductase, producing MRMEGARIAVLGGRTGLLGQALTTAFGRAGALPFPLSRRDCDVLDPLSVEQWLDKNDPDLLVNATGYTQVDLAEDEPDQAFALNGSVPPLLATLAARRAIPFVHYSTDFVFNGRKRTPYTEYDEPNAVSVYGISKADGERGLLKLGYERTLIIRISWLFGPGRTNFVKKILGLADVHRKLTVVNDQVGSPSYTPDIAENTVKLLEKDATGLFHLANSGETSWHGLANTAVNLAGKDCTVSPVPTTAYPTKAFRPSYSVLDLAKFTRTTGITPRRWEDALRQYVLGDLGLGA from the coding sequence ATGCGCATGGAGGGGGCGCGGATCGCCGTTCTGGGCGGACGGACCGGGCTGCTCGGCCAGGCCCTGACCACGGCCTTCGGTCGCGCCGGAGCCCTGCCCTTTCCCCTATCCCGGCGCGACTGCGACGTCCTGGACCCGCTCAGCGTGGAGCAGTGGCTCGACAAGAACGACCCGGACCTGCTGGTCAACGCCACGGGCTACACCCAGGTGGACCTGGCCGAGGACGAGCCGGACCAGGCCTTCGCCCTGAACGGGTCGGTTCCGCCGCTCCTGGCCACCCTGGCCGCGCGCCGGGCCATCCCCTTCGTCCACTACAGCACGGACTTCGTCTTCAATGGCCGCAAGCGCACGCCCTACACCGAATACGACGAGCCCAACGCGGTCTCGGTCTACGGCATCAGCAAGGCGGACGGCGAGCGCGGCCTGCTCAAGCTCGGCTACGAGCGCACCCTGATCATCCGCATCTCCTGGCTCTTCGGCCCGGGCCGGACGAATTTCGTGAAGAAGATCCTGGGGCTGGCCGACGTTCACAGGAAGCTGACCGTGGTCAACGACCAGGTCGGCTCCCCGTCCTACACCCCGGACATCGCGGAGAACACCGTCAAGCTGCTGGAAAAGGACGCCACCGGCCTCTTCCACCTGGCCAACTCGGGCGAAACTTCCTGGCACGGACTGGCCAACACCGCCGTGAACCTGGCGGGCAAGGACTGCACGGTCTCGCCCGTGCCCACCACGGCCTACCCCACCAAGGCCTTCCGGCCGTCCTACTCGGTGCTCGACCTGGCCAAATTCACCCGGACCACGGGCATAACCCCGCGCCGCTGGGAAGACGCCCTCAGACAGTACGTCCTGGGCGACCTCGGCCTGGGGGCCTGA
- a CDS encoding ABC-F family ATP-binding cassette domain-containing protein, with protein sequence MLLLDEPTNHLDLEAVEWLEDYLLNFRGSLAFVVHDRIFLNRVGTHVLFLGGAKPLLRKGSFDEFLAWDEENREQRRKEADKLSAKIENEYKYINKFRVKARKAAQAQSKLKKVEKLERELVQIKEVQASHHRGRSLNFRLPEPKRGDKVAISVVDLEFHYQGGQPVWPALNFQLFRGKKVAVVAPNGAGKSTLLKLIAGSLTPSAGHVKIGPGTEMGYFSQHQHEILNLDSSVLGEIRRLSSPGLTEEQVMSVLGLFLLGESYFERKVRGLSGGEKSRLLLATLFLAKANLLILDEPTNHLDIETREGLIRALQDYEGTLLFVAHDRYLLNEVAEEVWSLDGNGLTQHVGGFEAFHARQKQEEACRNNPAACDPEDSLEKPKLTKEEKRRQAEERNRLYRELKPLKKKYDKLEADLEKVLDEQAGLEAKMNDPATYEKPEEALRLNAAYKDATEWAETLMERMAELEGRMEAITGAGGEA encoded by the coding sequence GTGCTCCTGCTCGACGAGCCCACCAACCACCTCGACCTGGAGGCCGTGGAGTGGCTGGAGGACTACCTGCTCAACTTCCGGGGCTCGCTGGCCTTCGTGGTCCACGACCGCATCTTCCTGAACCGCGTGGGCACCCACGTGCTCTTCCTGGGCGGGGCCAAGCCGCTCCTGCGCAAGGGCTCCTTCGACGAGTTCCTGGCCTGGGACGAGGAGAACCGCGAGCAGCGGCGTAAGGAAGCGGACAAGCTGTCGGCCAAGATCGAGAACGAATACAAGTATATCAACAAGTTCCGCGTGAAGGCGCGCAAGGCCGCCCAGGCCCAGAGCAAGCTCAAGAAGGTCGAGAAGCTGGAGCGTGAGCTGGTCCAGATCAAGGAGGTCCAGGCCTCCCACCACCGGGGCCGGAGCCTGAACTTCCGGTTGCCCGAGCCCAAGCGCGGCGACAAGGTCGCGATTTCCGTGGTGGACCTCGAATTTCACTACCAGGGCGGCCAGCCGGTCTGGCCCGCCCTGAACTTCCAGCTCTTCCGGGGCAAGAAGGTGGCCGTTGTCGCGCCAAACGGCGCGGGCAAATCGACCCTGCTCAAGCTCATCGCCGGGTCCCTGACCCCGTCGGCCGGGCACGTCAAGATCGGTCCGGGCACGGAGATGGGCTATTTCAGCCAGCACCAGCACGAGATCCTGAACCTGGACAGCTCGGTCCTGGGCGAGATCCGGCGGCTGTCCAGCCCCGGCCTGACCGAGGAGCAGGTCATGAGCGTCCTCGGCCTGTTCCTGCTCGGCGAGTCCTATTTCGAACGCAAGGTCCGGGGGCTGTCCGGCGGCGAGAAGTCCCGCCTGCTCCTGGCCACCCTGTTCCTGGCCAAGGCCAACCTGCTCATCCTGGACGAGCCCACCAATCACCTGGACATCGAAACCCGCGAAGGGCTCATCCGGGCCCTCCAGGACTACGAGGGCACGTTGCTCTTCGTGGCCCACGACCGCTACCTCCTGAACGAGGTGGCCGAGGAGGTCTGGTCCCTGGACGGCAACGGACTGACCCAGCATGTGGGCGGGTTCGAGGCGTTCCATGCCCGGCAGAAGCAGGAGGAGGCCTGCCGCAACAACCCGGCCGCCTGCGACCCGGAGGACTCCCTGGAGAAGCCCAAGCTGACCAAGGAGGAGAAGCGCCGCCAGGCCGAGGAGCGCAACCGCCTCTACCGCGAGCTCAAGCCGCTGAAGAAGAAGTACGACAAGCTCGAGGCGGACCTGGAAAAGGTCCTGGACGAGCAGGCCGGACTGGAAGCGAAGATGAACGATCCCGCCACCTACGAGAAGCCCGAGGAGGCCCTCCGGCTCAACGCGGCCTACAAGGACGCCACCGAGTGGGCCGAGACCCTCATGGAGCGCATGGCCGAGCTGGAAGGGCGCATGGAGGCCATCACCGGGGCCGGGGGCGAGGCGTGA
- a CDS encoding aminotransferase class IV, with the protein MAKVADSKAYLEAMLAVERPGAHEIQAFYEHRVGLVCTDPKLMLMPWDDHLVHRGDGIFETMKFVGRKLYQLEPHMARMQRSCEAIYMTPPCSWDDIRGLILDVARAGGRDDGMVRVLIGRGPGGFGIYPSECPEASLYVVAYDLHPKPESVYEKGVTAFKTSIPAKQSYLATIKSIDYLPNVLMKHEAEEKGYDFPFCFDHNGFLAEGATENVCIVDDGGSLIIPEFTNALAGTTLMRAVDLIKNELPIVFRSISEEEILLAREVIIVGTTGDAIPVVRFNGKPIHNVKPGPVAKRIRELLKKDLQDTGIPL; encoded by the coding sequence GTGGCCAAGGTAGCGGATTCAAAAGCCTATTTGGAGGCCATGCTGGCCGTGGAGCGCCCCGGTGCCCACGAGATCCAGGCCTTCTACGAACACCGTGTGGGGCTGGTCTGCACGGACCCCAAGCTCATGCTCATGCCCTGGGACGACCACCTGGTCCATCGCGGCGACGGCATCTTCGAGACCATGAAGTTCGTGGGCAGGAAGCTCTACCAGCTCGAGCCGCACATGGCCCGCATGCAGCGTTCCTGCGAGGCCATCTACATGACCCCGCCGTGCTCCTGGGACGACATCCGCGGGCTCATCCTGGATGTGGCCCGTGCGGGCGGCCGGGACGACGGCATGGTCCGCGTGCTCATCGGGCGCGGCCCCGGCGGCTTCGGCATCTATCCGTCCGAGTGCCCCGAGGCCAGCCTCTACGTGGTCGCCTATGACCTGCATCCCAAACCGGAGTCGGTCTACGAGAAGGGCGTCACCGCCTTCAAGACCTCCATCCCCGCCAAGCAGTCGTACCTGGCGACCATCAAGTCCATCGACTATCTGCCCAACGTGCTCATGAAGCACGAGGCAGAGGAAAAGGGCTACGACTTCCCGTTCTGCTTCGACCACAACGGGTTCCTGGCCGAAGGGGCCACCGAAAACGTGTGCATCGTGGACGACGGCGGCAGCCTGATCATCCCGGAGTTCACCAACGCCCTGGCCGGAACCACCCTCATGCGCGCCGTGGACCTGATCAAGAACGAGCTGCCCATCGTCTTCCGCAGCATCAGCGAAGAGGAAATCCTCCTGGCCCGCGAGGTCATCATCGTCGGCACCACCGGCGACGCCATCCCCGTGGTCCGCTTCAACGGCAAGCCCATCCACAACGTCAAGCCCGGCCCCGTGGCCAAACGCATCCGCGAGCTCCTCAAAAAGGACCTCCAGGACACCGGCATCCCGCTCTAG